TGGTATCGGCTGGCGATCAAAAAGCCGAGCCCATTCATCAAGACGCCGAGCGCCCAGATGAAGACGGGCAGCCCTTAACCGAAATGAGCCAGGCCATATCCTCAAGCCGCAACCAAAATCGCTCGGTTGTTCTCGGGCAAATCAGTGCTGCCTTATCGAAGATACAACTCGACCCAGACGACTATGGGGTCTGTGACCAATGCGATGAAGACATTCCCCACAAACGTCTAGAAATTATGCCGTGGTCCACATCCTGCGTTCGTTGCTTGAGCAAAAAAGAAAATCCATTACGGGGTGCCACGCGTCGTAATCTCACGGACTTCGTTTCCTGAATTTAGCCATCGCTTGCTTCACCGGCTCATCCTAAGACCCACACGACCCTATTCTCCACGAGATTAAGGCTGAATAGAGCTTGAAAGTGTTGAAACAACCAGACAAATAGGCCTCATGGAATGTGAGCATATAGAGCTACAAGAAGAAGCCTGGGTTAAATATTATAAAGACTTCTATCAACCCGATGAGGCCACCGATATTTTTGGAAACCTTCGTGACCAGCTTGAGTGGGAACACAGGGATATCAAAGTCTTCGGTAAGGCCGTGAAGCAGCCTCGCCTTGTCGCCTGGGCTGGAGATATCGAGTACCGCTATTCAGGGCAGACCCTCCCTGTTTACCCGATGCATCCACTTCTTCTGGAAATTCAAAAGCAAG
The DNA window shown above is from Deltaproteobacteria bacterium and carries:
- a CDS encoding TraR/DksA family transcriptional regulator, which gives rise to MSPEQLQKFKELLEKFRRDMVSAGDQKAEPIHQDAERPDEDGQPLTEMSQAISSSRNQNRSVVLGQISAALSKIQLDPDDYGVCDQCDEDIPHKRLEIMPWSTSCVRCLSKKENPLRGATRRNLTDFVS
- a CDS encoding alpha-ketoglutarate-dependent dioxygenase AlkB; the protein is MECEHIELQEEAWVKYYKDFYQPDEATDIFGNLRDQLEWEHRDIKVFGKAVKQPRLVAWAGDIEYRYSGQTLPVYPMHPLLLEIQKQVEEATGESFNHVLLNYYRDGRDNMGMHADDERELGLNPVIAALSFG